The genomic window ACAAGAAGAAGCCGCTGGACGACGTGCGCGTGCGCCGCGCGATCCTCGCGGCCATCGACCGCAAGGCCGTGATCGAAGGCGCGGCGGACGGCTTCGGCGTGCCGATCGGCAGCCACTATGTGCCGGGCGCCGCCGGCTATGTCGACACCACCGCCGTCAACCCGTTCGACGTGGAGAAAGCGAAGAAGCTGCTCGCCGAAGCCGGCGTGAAGACGCCGCTCGAACTCACCATGACTCTGCCGCCGCCGCCCTATGCGCGCCAGGGCGGCGAAGTGATCGTGGCCCAGCTGGCCAAGATCGGCATCACCGTGAAGGTGCAGAACGTCGAGTGGGCCCAGTGGCTCAGCGGCACCTACGGCAACAAGGACTACGACCTGTCGATCGTGTCGCACGTGGAACCCTTCGACCTCGGCAACTACGCCAAGGCCGACTACTACTGGGGCTACCAGTCGAAGGCCTTCAACACGCTGTTCGACAAGATCAAGTCCACGGGCAATGCGGCCGAACGCGGCAAACTGCTCGGCGAGGCGCAGAAGATGCTGGCCGCCGATGCGGCCAACGGCTTCCTGTATCAGCCGCAGTTCCCGACCATCGCGAAGAAGAACGTCAAGGGCCTCTGGAAGGAAAACCCGATCTTCGTGAACGACCTGTCGGCGCTGTCGTGGGGATGAGCACGGACGTGTCTTCTCCTTCCTCTGCATTGAACGACCTTTCCGCCCAGGAGCTCTCCGCCGCCTACCGCGACAAGCGGCTGTCGCCGGTCGAGGTGACGCAGGCCGTCATCGCGCACATCGAGCGCTGGGAATCGAAGCTGCAGGCCACCTGGCTCTTCAGGCCAGAAGCCGCGCTCGAACAGGCGCGCGCTTCGGAAGCGCGCTGGCAGCGCGGCGAAGCGCTGAGCCCGCTCGACGGCGTTCCCGCCACCATCAAGGAAAACATCGCCACGCGCGGCGACCCGATGCCGGCGGGCACCGCCGCCGTCGACTTGAAGCCTGCCACCGCCGATGCACCGCCGGCCGCGCGGCTGAAGGAAGCCGGCGCGGTGATCGTCAGCAAAACCACGATGCCGGACTACGGCATGCTGTCTTCGGGGCTTTCGAGCTTTCACAAGCTGGCGCGCAATCCGTGGGACCTGAGCAAGACTCCGGGCGGCTCCAGCGCGGGCGCAGGCGCAGCGGCTGCCGCGGGCTACGGCCCGCTGCACATCGGCACCGACATCGGCGGCTCACTGCGGCTGCCCGCAAGCTGGTGCGGCATCTTCACGCTGAAGCCGAGCCTGGGCCGCATTCCCATCGATCCACCATACATGGGGCGCGCCGCGGGCCCCATGACCCGCAGCGTGGCCGATGCCGCGCTGATGATGCAGGTGCTCTCCAAGCCCGATGCGCGCGACAGCATGAGCCTGCCGCCGCAAGACATCGATTGGGCAAGCTTCGATGTCACGCCCGACCACTTGCGCGGGCTGCGCATCGGGCTGCTGCTCGACGCGGGCTGCGGCCTGGCAGTGGAGCCCGAGATCGAAGCGGCGGTCGAGCGTGCGGCCCGCCTGTTCGAGAAGGCCGGAGCCATTGTCGAAACCATGCAGCCTTTCATGTCGCAGGCCATGCTCGACGGCATGGACCATTTGTGGCGCATGCGCTCGCTGGTGGACATGAAGGCCCTGCGCGCCGACCAGCGCGCCAAGGTGCTGCCCTACATTCGCGAGTGGGCCGAGAGCGCGGCCGAGTTCAGCGGCGAACATGTGTTCCGCGGCTTCAGCCAGTTCCATGCAACGCGCGTGGCGGCGGTGCAGGCCTGTGCACGGTTCGACTATGTGATCTCGCCGGTGTCGCCCAACATGCCCGCGGCCGCGGAAGCGCCCTCACCGACCAACGACCCACTGCGGCCGCTGGAGCACATCGGTTTCACTGTCCCGTTCAACATGTCGGAGCAGCCGGCGTCTTCAGTGAACTGCGGGTACTCGGCGAGCGGACTGCCGATCGGGCTGCAGATTGCCGGGAAGCGTTTCGACGATCTCGGCGTGCTGCGCGTGTCGCGTGCGTTCGAGCAGATTCGGGAGCCGCAGCGGGCCTGGCCTGTTCTGCCGTAGCAGTTTTGCCGTCGCCGTTCAGGGCGCTCACCCGCCGACGGGGTACCTTTCTCCGCGAATGTTCCCCGGCCTGCGGCCTCCTCCTTTATTTCGCTGCGCAAGGCACCCCATCGACGTGTGCGTGATGAACGGCGGTCGTTGATCGCAGGATCAATAGCAGCGTGCCCTGGTGCATAGGGCATCGGGTGCTCCCCGCAGCGAAATAAAGGAGGAGGGGCGCAGCCCCGGGGGACATTCGCGGAGGGGAGTACCCGGTGGCCTTTGCACAAGCCCTGAATAGCGGCACCCAAAAAAACGCCCGACGAATCAAGTCGCAGCGTACCGCCCCGGCTTGTGATTGATCCATAAGAAAAGCCCCATCACCACAGCGGCCAGCACCGACCAGCCCACGCGCTGCGGCGGAATCACGAACAGTGCCAGCAGCACCACCGTGCAGTCGATACCGATCTGCACCTTGCCGGCAGGCCAGCCGCGCTTCTCTTGCAGGTACAGCGTCAGCACCGTCGCACCACCCAGGCTCGCGCGGTGTCGGGCGAGAAACAGACATCCGGTGCCCAGCAGCAATCCACCGAGCACGGCCGCGAAGGCTGGGTGCAGCGAATCGATGGAGATGTAGCGAGGCGCCCAGTCGGTCATGACCGAAAGCAGTGCAATGGCGGAGAAGGTCTTGATGGTGAAGGCCCGCCCCATGTGGCGCCATGCGAACCAATAGAACGGCAAGTTGACCAGGAAGAACAGTTTGCCGAAGCTCACCCCGGTGGCGTAGTGCAAGAGAAACGCAACGCCTGCCGTGCCGCCCGTGAGCAGGCCCGCCTGGCCGAACAGCATCATGGCAATGGCAACGAACAAGGTGCCTGAAAAGATGGCCTGTGCGTCGTCGAAACGGGAGTGCCGCAAAAAGTCCGCCGGGGTTCTGGGTTGTGGCGCGCTCATGTCAGGCAGCTTGACGCAAGTCCCGCGCCACCTCTAGGTGGTGTCATACCAGGTGGGTCGCCAGCATTTCCCGGGCCCGGGTCACAAACTCCGTCTCGCCCCGGCGGCCTGGCAAGAATTGAAATGCAACCCGGGGCAGCGCCGGCAATCCGTGCGGCGGCACCAGCCGCCCCACGCCATCGCACACGGCAGACTCGTTCAGGCACGCCACCCCGAGCCCGGCGGCCAGCGCCGACTGCAATCCCGCCACGCCCGACGCCACATGCGCCAGCACATACGGCACCTTGCGCCGCCGAAGCAGCGCCACGGTGTACTGATGCAACGAGCAGGTGTCCGGCAAGGCCAGCAGCCGAAGCGGCTCGCCCTTGGCCAGCCGCATGCCGGCTGCGCCAAGCCACACGAGCGATTCGCGGCGTATTGCCGGCACCTTTGGGCCCTGCTCCGGCGAAGAGGCCGCACCTGAGATATTCATCGCCAGCCCCACGTCGAATTCGCCGTTCGAATAAGCCGCCCGCAACGCGTCGCTCTTCAGGATGCTCACGTTCAGCCGCACCTGCGGATAGCTCCTGCCAAGCCGTGCCAGCAGCTGAGTCAGATCGCCGGGCCGAAAGTAGTCGGTCACGGCAAGCCGCAGCTCGCCCTGCAAGGTTTCGCCGTGCAGGTTGCGAAAGGCCTCGTCGCTGAGCGCGAGGATGCGGCGCGCATAGGCCAGCAGCCGCGTGCCCGCCTCGGTCGGCGCCACGCCGCTCTTGCTGCGCGTGAGCAATGACTGCCCTGCCCGCTCCTCGAGCTTGCGGATCTGCTCGCTCACCGATGACTGCGAAAGAAAAACGCGCGGCGCGGCCGCCGTGAGGCTGCCGGCGTCGATCACCGCGGCCAGCGTGCGAAGCTGTTCCAGGTCGAATGTCTGCATGGCTTATCCATTCGGTAATCCGATGATTGCCATCATATCTTCCCGCTTTTCCGATGGAACCACAATGACCAGAATAGCCCCATCGTTCACTCATTCACGGAGTTCCAAATGCCCCATATCGTTGTTCATCTCTCGGGCGAGCCCGATGCCGATCTCACCCGCAAGACCGTCGACACGGTCGCCGAGCTCACCCAGAGCGTGCTCGGCAAGCAGTTGCCGGTGATCGCCATCACGGTGCAGTACATCGCCGCCGACACGTGGTTCATCGGCGGGCAGTCTCTGGCCTCCCTTGGCAAGTCGGCGTTTCACCTGGACATCAGCGTCACGGACGAAACCAACACCAAGGCGGAAAAGGCGCGCTACCTGCGCGAAGTGCATGCCGCCATGGCAAGGCTGCGGCCGAACCTGCACGAGGTGTCGTACATCCACGTGATCGACGCCCGCGGCGCGGCCTACGGCTACGGCGGAAAGACGCAGGAGTACCGCCACCAGCAAGCGGGCGTTTGAAGCTTGCGGCGGGGCATGGCACCATCCGGCCATGCCTTCCGCAACCCTGCATGCCGACAGCTTCGGCAACCCGCTCACGCTCGACGATGCCGCCAGCCTGCCGCTTCTCGACGACTTCGTCATGGGCTTCGTTTCGACCGAGGCGCGTGCGGTCAACCTGCTGGCCTTGGCCGGCAGCGACTCGAGCCCCCTCGTCCAGGCCTATTGCGCAACGCTCCACCTCTTCGCCGAGTCGCGCGATGCCGCGGCCAATGCGCGCCCCTATCTCGCCAAGGCCTGCGCCACATCCTCCCGTGCCACGCAGCGCGAGCAACGTTACGTCGCAGCGATAGAGGCCTGGGCCGACGGCGACATCACCAGGGCCATTGCACTGCATACGGAACAGGCGCGCGAGTACCCGCGCGACCTCGTGTCGCTGAAGCTGGGGCAATACCACTGCTTCAATACTGGCGACTGCCCCGGCATGCTCCGGCTAGCACTTGCCGCATTGCCTGCCGCGTCCGACGTGCCTTACGTTCACGGCATGGCGGCCTTCGGCTACGAGCAGTGCCACCTGATGCGCGATGCCGAGGCCAGCGCGCGCCGCGCCATCGGCATGTGCCGCAAGGAGCCGTGGGCGCACCATGCGCTGGCGCATGTGATGCTCACCGAAGGCCGGCTTTCCGAGGGCTTGGCGTTCATGCAGGGCGTGAGCGACACCTGGACCGGGCTCAATTCGTTCATGGTGACGCACAACTGGTGGCACGTGGCCCTGTTCCTCATCGAGCTCGGGCGCGATGCCGAGGCGCTTGCGGTGTACGACCGTGAGGTGTGGGGCGTAGCCAAGGACTACTCGCAGGACCAGATCGGCGCGGTCTCGCTGCTGGCGCGCTTCGAGCTTGCGGGTATCGATGTCGGCACACGGTGGAGCGACGTGGGCCACTACCTCGTTCAGCGCCAGTCAGACCATGTGCTGCCCTTTCTCGACCTGCAGTACCTCTATGGCCTGGCCCGCGCGGGTCGGCCCGAAGCGGATGCGCTGCTGCGCAACATCGAGGCGTTCGCGCCGCGCGCACCCGCCTCGACCCGGGCGGCGTGGCAGCACGTGTGCGTGCCGGCCGCTCGCGGGCTCATTGCCCATGCACGAGGAGACTTCGCCTCGGCCATCGACGGGCTCGGCAGCGCCTTGCCTCGCCTCATCGAGATCGGCGGTAGCCATGCGCAGCGCGACCTGTTCGAGCAGGTGTACCTCGACGCGCTCGTGCGTGCCGACACCGAAGCCACGCTCACGGGGGCGCAGGGCATCCTGCAGCAGCAGCTCAATGGCCAACCCGAATCGCTGCGGCTGCGGCGGCAGGCCGGCGATGTGTATGCGCGGCTTGGGCTCGGAGAACTGGCTTCTCGCCTCTGAGAAATGAAAAAACCGGCAGCTGCACCTCGCTCGAAGAGGCGCGGCCTTTCGCTGTTCAGCTCTTCTCGAGGTGCCGCCGCTGGTCGTACACCGGCTGCGGTGGCAGGTCGGCAAGATGCCGCGTGTCGGCCCAGTCGACGATCTCGATCGCGTCGGGCATGGCGGGCTCGGCAATGCGGATGCGGTTGAAGCCCGCATTGGGAATGTCGCTCTGCCGCGGCCCGCTGAGGCTGAGGCCGCGCGCGGTGCGCCACACCATGTCGAGCACGCCGCCGTGGGTGACGACCACGAGGCGTTGGCCGCGGTAGGTGGCTGCGAGGTTGCCCAGGGCCGCGACGATGCGCGTGTGGAATTCGCGTGCCGACTCGCCCTCGGGCATGGCGTGGTCCTCGCGGAACTGCAGCCACTCTTCCCATGCCCTGGGGTGCAGGGCTTGTATTTCGTCGGCCCGCATGCCCTCGACCACGCCGAAGTGCTGCTCGCGCAAACTAGCCGAGGTAACCACCGGCAGCGACAGCTGCAGCGACGCCGGCGCCGCGGTTTGCTGCGCACGAAGGAGGTCGCTGCTGACAATGTGCTGCGCCGTTTCGCCCGCCATCCGCAAGCCCAGGCGGCGCGCCTGCTCGTGCCCCATGTCGTTGAGCGGCACATCGGCATGCCCCTGGAAACGCAGTTCGCGGTTCCAGGCCGTTTCGCCGTGGCGGATCAGGATGAGTTCGGTCGCGGAGTCGGGTGTGGGCGTTGGCATGGAACGCCCATTCTCCACCGCATGCGCGGCGCTCAGAGCCTCGGCGGCACCATCTGTTGCATGGCCGCCACCTGCACCGCGAACGGTGCCGCGCCCACGCGTGCCGGCGAAGGCGTGAGAAGCGAGAGCACCCAGGCGATCACCACGCCGCCGATGATGGCGCAAACCACCACCACTGCCGTGTATGCCAGCGCCTTGTCGGGCGGGCACTTCATGAGCACCGGCAGGCCCACGTAGATCAGGTAGATGCCGTAGAGCGCCGCGAGCGCGCCCAGGATCGAGAGCGACGGGATCAGGCTGAACACCCCGCCCAGGAAGCTCGCCGTGCTGGCATAGGCCGACAGCTTGAGCGCGCCGATCTGGCTCTTCGAGCCCTCGAAAGTCGGTGCCAGTGCATCGATGATCAACGCCAGCACAAACACCATGACGAGCGAGAGCACGTAGCCGACGACCATGTTCACGAGCCCTGTGACCACGGGCACACGAAAGTTGACGCCGAAGGCGCCGAAGCCGATGACCGACAGGCCGATGAAGCCCGCCACCGCCGGTATCAGCGCAAGGATCATCACGTAGTTCTTGTAGAGCGACGCGGTGTCCGCGGGCTCTGCGTCGATGGCGGGCCAGGTGGCCTTGGGTTTGAGCAGGATGTCCTGCACGCGTTGAACCAGGTTCATTTTCTTGTCCTCGGTATGAAGCGGAAACGCGCGAACCGCAGATCGCGCAGCAATGGAAAGTATGTCGATTCCGCCGCCGGATGGCTTCTGGCCAAGCAGCCTATGCCGTTACGCCGGAGGGCGCGATGACGCAAAATCCGCTCATGCCACACCTTGTCTTGCTGCCCGGCCTCGCCTGCGACGAGCGCCTCTGGGAGGCACAGCTTCCCGTTCTTCCGCCCATGTTCGAAGCGCGCGTGAGCGATGCCCACATGCGGCACGACACCATCGAAGACATGGCCGCGGCCGTGCTGCGCGAGAACCCCGGCCCGCTGGTGCTGTGCGGCGCATCGATGGGCGGCATGGTCGCCATGGAAGCCGCGCGGCAGGCGCCCGAGCGCATTGCGGGGCTTGCGCTGCTGGGCACCAACGCCCGGCCCGAGTCGCCAGAGATGTACGAGCTGCGCGAAAGCGCGATCGAGTTGTTCGAGCGCGGCGAACTGCGCGACGTGATCGAGCCGAATGCCGTCTTCGCGTTCCACCCCGCGCAGGCGGCCGACCAGGAGCTGGTCGAGCGCTACGTCCAGATCGTGCTGGACGCCGGCACGCAGCAGCTCATCAGCCAGAACCGTGCGGTGATGCGACGCCCCGATGCGCGCACCCACCTGCCTTCGCTTCGCGTGCCGGTGCTCCTGGTCTGCGGCGACACCGACCGGCTGACACCGCCCGACTGCACGCGCGAAATTGCGGCGCTGGTGCTGCATGCGGAAGTGGTGTGGCTGCCGCAGTGCGGCCATATGCTCACGATGGAGAAGCCCGCGCTCGTCAATGCGGCGCTGCTCTCCTGGCTGGCTCAGTGGAGCTGACCGCCGGTTTCGGCAATGTCCTTTTCAACCGCCAGCGCAGTGGCCACCGCAATGCGCAGCGCCTCGACCATGGTGGCCAGCGACATGCTGGGCAGCCCCGGAAAGCGCGCTGCCTGCTCGGGCAGGTAGGGAATATGAATGAACCCGCCGCGCAGCCCCGGCACCGGGTGAGTGGCCATGCGGTGCATCAGGCCGTAGAAGATGTGGTTGCACACGAACGTGCCAGCGGTGTTCGACACCGACGCGGGCACACCGGCCGCGCGCAGGTCACGCACGATGGCCTTGATCGGCAGTGTCGAACAATACGCGGCGGGCGCGCCGCGCACCACTGGGGTGTCGATCGGCTGCCGGCCTGCGTTGTCGGCAATGCGGCCGTCGTCGATGTTGATGGCCACGCGCTCGGGCGTGATCTCCGCGCGTCCACCGGCTTGGCCGATGCACAGCACCAGCTGCGGCTGCAGTTCGTCCATGGCGCCCGCAAGCGTCTCGATGGCATCGCCGAAAACGCAGGGCATCTGGCGGGCATGCACGGTGGCGCGGCCGCATTTCCAGCCGTGCAGCGCGCGCACGGCCTCCCATGAAGGGTTGAGGGCTTCGCGGTCGAACGGATCGAAACCGGTCAGCAGGACGTTGGTTCGCTGCGCCACGGGTTAACAGTGCTCTCAGGCCGTCGCGCGAACCGCGATGCCTTCTTGCTGCAGGCGGTCGCGAATGCGGCGGGCAAAGGCCAATGCGTGGGCACCGTCGCCGTGCAGGCACACGGTCTGGGCGTTGACGGGCACGGTGCTGCCGTCGATGGCGGTCACCTTGCGGTCGCGCACCAGCGAGAGCGTCTGGGCAAGCGACTGTTCTTCGTCTTCGATGAGCGCACCGGGCTGGCTGCGCGGCACAAGGCTGCCGTCGGGCATGTAGCCGCGATCGGCAAACACTTCTTCGACGGGCGTGAGGCCGGCGCGGCGCGCGGCGTCGATCATGCCGCTGCCCGCAAGGCCGAAGAACCTGAGCGACGGGTCGAAGCGCCGCACCGCCTCGCACAGCGCGTCGGCAAGCTCGGGCTCCTTCACGGCCTGGTTGTAGAGCTGTCCGTGCGGCTTGACGTGCGAGAGCTTGCCACCTTCGGCCTTGACGATCGCGGCGAGCGCGCCGACCTGGTAGAGCACATTGGCCACGATCTCGTCGGCTGGCAGGTGCATGGTGCTGCGGCCGAAGTTCTCGCGGTCGGGAAAGCTGGGGTGCGCGCCGATGGCCACGCCGTGTTCGATGGCCCAGCGCACGCACTGCCGCATGGTCTTGGCATCGCCCGCGTGCCAGCCGCAGGCAATGTTGGCCGAGCTCACAAGGCCAAGCAGCGCTTCGTCGCTGCCGGCGCCTTCGCCGAGGTCGGCATTCAGGTCGATTTGCATTTGGGTTTCTTCCTTCTTCAGGCCGCCGGCACATCGATGCCGTACGCGCGCCCGCTGCTCGCACAGTCTATGCCGGTCTGCTCCAACCCGCAGCCGCCAGCCCTTGCGCCACTTGCGCAAGATAGCGCTGCTGCCCGGCCCACGCCTCCAGCGCCGCCGCCATGTCGACCTGCACCAGCCGCAGCCGGCCGTCGAGCGGCGCCTGTGCGAGCTTCCAGAGGTCGGCGCGAATCACCACGCCCATGCGCGGATAGCCGCCGGTGGTCTGCGCGTCGCCCATCAGGATGATCGGGTGGCCCGAGGGCGGCACCTGGATGGTGCCGGGAATGACGCCCGACGAGAGCATGTCGATGCTGCGCTTGCGCTTGAGTTCGGCGCCCGCCAGCCGGCTTCCCATGCGATTGCTCTGTGCCGTGATGCGCCAGCGCTCGCTCCAGAGCTGCGCATGCGACTCCGCGGTGAACTGGTCGAATTCGGGTCCCGGCAGCACGCGCAACTCGATGGCCGAGTCGTCTTCCTCCGGTCCCCATTCGGGGCCGCGCAGCCCGAAAGGCCGCCGCGCGAGCCGGGCGGCATCGAGCAACGTTGCACCCAGCGCGAGCCGGTCGCCCTTGCGCAGCGCCCGCCCCTGGTGGCCGCCAAAGCCGGCCTTCAGATCGGTGCTGCGCGAACCGAGCACCGGCGGCACGTCGATACCCCCCGCCACCGCAAGCCAGCTGCGCAAGCCGGCCTTCTTTGCGCCGGGTGCATTCGCGCCCGCGAGCTTGAGCGTTTGCCCCGCCTTGACGGGCACGCTCCAGCACGGCCAGAGCGGTGTGCCGTCGAGCTGGGCGGCGAAATCATCGCCGGCCAACGCGATGCGCGTGTCGGTTTCGAAGCGGATCTCGCAGCCGCCCATGGTGAGTTCAAGGCCCGCTGCGCCGTCGGCATTGCCGACCAGCCGGTTCGCCAGCGTGAGCGCCAGCACATCCAGCGCGCCGCCGGGGCAGATGCCGACCTGCCGGTGCCCGTGACGGCCCAGGTCTTGCACCGAGGCCAGCATGCCGGGTTTCTGGACCAGCATCATGTCTCGACGCTTTCGACGACAAAGCGCACGCGGTCGCCCGGACGCAGCAAGGTGGGAGGTTCGGCCGCCGGGTTGAAAAGCTCCAGCGACGTACGGCCGATCAGCTGCCAGCCACCCGGCGACACCAGCGGATAGATGCCGGTCTGCTCGCCGCCAATGCCCACGGAGCGCGCAGGCACCGCCGTGCGTGGTTCGGCCCGCCGGGGCGTGGCGAGCTCGGGCGGCAGCCCGCCCATAAAGGCAAAGCCGGGCAGAAAGCCCAGCAGGTAGACCACGTATTCGCCGCCGCTGTGGCGCCGCACCACCTCGGCTCGGGTGAGGCCGGTGTGAGCCGCGACATCGGCAAGGTCAGGCCCGTGCTCGCCACCATAGGCCACCGGAATCTCCACCATACGGCCTTCGATGGCGGCTGCCGACAGCCGCGGCCAAGCCTCGTTGACCCGCGCCATCAGCGCATCGACATCGATCGCGAGCGGATCAAAAGTCAGCGTGAGATTGTTCATGCCCGGCAGCACCTCGCCCACGCCGGGCCACTGCTGCACCTCGGCACCCAAGGCCCAGATCTGCTGCTGCTGAGCCAGCGTGGCCGGCGGCGCCAGCTCGCAAAGCAACGCCGCATCGCCCAGCGGATGCAGGCGAGGTACCGGATGTTGACTGCTCATCTCAGTCCCATGCCGTCTATGCGGATGACGGTCTTGCATCTTCGTGGAACACCGCGGAACCGGCTTTGCCGGGCCGCTGGTGTTGCCCCCGGCGAGGGGGTTGGCGAAGCGACACGAAGTGCGCGAAGACTG from Variovorax paradoxus includes these protein-coding regions:
- a CDS encoding amidase — its product is MSTDVSSPSSALNDLSAQELSAAYRDKRLSPVEVTQAVIAHIERWESKLQATWLFRPEAALEQARASEARWQRGEALSPLDGVPATIKENIATRGDPMPAGTAAVDLKPATADAPPAARLKEAGAVIVSKTTMPDYGMLSSGLSSFHKLARNPWDLSKTPGGSSAGAGAAAAAGYGPLHIGTDIGGSLRLPASWCGIFTLKPSLGRIPIDPPYMGRAAGPMTRSVADAALMMQVLSKPDARDSMSLPPQDIDWASFDVTPDHLRGLRIGLLLDAGCGLAVEPEIEAAVERAARLFEKAGAIVETMQPFMSQAMLDGMDHLWRMRSLVDMKALRADQRAKVLPYIREWAESAAEFSGEHVFRGFSQFHATRVAAVQACARFDYVISPVSPNMPAAAEAPSPTNDPLRPLEHIGFTVPFNMSEQPASSVNCGYSASGLPIGLQIAGKRFDDLGVLRVSRAFEQIREPQRAWPVLP
- a CDS encoding YitT family protein; this translates as MSAPQPRTPADFLRHSRFDDAQAIFSGTLFVAIAMMLFGQAGLLTGGTAGVAFLLHYATGVSFGKLFFLVNLPFYWFAWRHMGRAFTIKTFSAIALLSVMTDWAPRYISIDSLHPAFAAVLGGLLLGTGCLFLARHRASLGGATVLTLYLQEKRGWPAGKVQIGIDCTVVLLALFVIPPQRVGWSVLAAVVMGLFLWINHKPGRYAAT
- a CDS encoding LysR family transcriptional regulator, with translation MQTFDLEQLRTLAAVIDAGSLTAAAPRVFLSQSSVSEQIRKLEERAGQSLLTRSKSGVAPTEAGTRLLAYARRILALSDEAFRNLHGETLQGELRLAVTDYFRPGDLTQLLARLGRSYPQVRLNVSILKSDALRAAYSNGEFDVGLAMNISGAASSPEQGPKVPAIRRESLVWLGAAGMRLAKGEPLRLLALPDTCSLHQYTVALLRRRKVPYVLAHVASGVAGLQSALAAGLGVACLNESAVCDGVGRLVPPHGLPALPRVAFQFLPGRRGETEFVTRAREMLATHLV
- a CDS encoding tautomerase family protein, with protein sequence MPHIVVHLSGEPDADLTRKTVDTVAELTQSVLGKQLPVIAITVQYIAADTWFIGGQSLASLGKSAFHLDISVTDETNTKAEKARYLREVHAAMARLRPNLHEVSYIHVIDARGAAYGYGGKTQEYRHQQAGV
- a CDS encoding tetratricopeptide repeat protein encodes the protein MPSATLHADSFGNPLTLDDAASLPLLDDFVMGFVSTEARAVNLLALAGSDSSPLVQAYCATLHLFAESRDAAANARPYLAKACATSSRATQREQRYVAAIEAWADGDITRAIALHTEQAREYPRDLVSLKLGQYHCFNTGDCPGMLRLALAALPAASDVPYVHGMAAFGYEQCHLMRDAEASARRAIGMCRKEPWAHHALAHVMLTEGRLSEGLAFMQGVSDTWTGLNSFMVTHNWWHVALFLIELGRDAEALAVYDREVWGVAKDYSQDQIGAVSLLARFELAGIDVGTRWSDVGHYLVQRQSDHVLPFLDLQYLYGLARAGRPEADALLRNIEAFAPRAPASTRAAWQHVCVPAARGLIAHARGDFASAIDGLGSALPRLIEIGGSHAQRDLFEQVYLDALVRADTEATLTGAQGILQQQLNGQPESLRLRRQAGDVYARLGLGELASRL
- a CDS encoding histidine phosphatase family protein gives rise to the protein MPTPTPDSATELILIRHGETAWNRELRFQGHADVPLNDMGHEQARRLGLRMAGETAQHIVSSDLLRAQQTAAPASLQLSLPVVTSASLREQHFGVVEGMRADEIQALHPRAWEEWLQFREDHAMPEGESAREFHTRIVAALGNLAATYRGQRLVVVTHGGVLDMVWRTARGLSLSGPRQSDIPNAGFNRIRIAEPAMPDAIEIVDWADTRHLADLPPQPVYDQRRHLEKS
- a CDS encoding Yip1 family protein, with amino-acid sequence MNLVQRVQDILLKPKATWPAIDAEPADTASLYKNYVMILALIPAVAGFIGLSVIGFGAFGVNFRVPVVTGLVNMVVGYVLSLVMVFVLALIIDALAPTFEGSKSQIGALKLSAYASTASFLGGVFSLIPSLSILGALAALYGIYLIYVGLPVLMKCPPDKALAYTAVVVVCAIIGGVVIAWVLSLLTPSPARVGAAPFAVQVAAMQQMVPPRL
- a CDS encoding alpha/beta fold hydrolase is translated as MPHLVLLPGLACDERLWEAQLPVLPPMFEARVSDAHMRHDTIEDMAAAVLRENPGPLVLCGASMGGMVAMEAARQAPERIAGLALLGTNARPESPEMYELRESAIELFERGELRDVIEPNAVFAFHPAQAADQELVERYVQIVLDAGTQQLISQNRAVMRRPDARTHLPSLRVPVLLVCGDTDRLTPPDCTREIAALVLHAEVVWLPQCGHMLTMEKPALVNAALLSWLAQWS
- the pcp gene encoding pyroglutamyl-peptidase I, with amino-acid sequence MAQRTNVLLTGFDPFDREALNPSWEAVRALHGWKCGRATVHARQMPCVFGDAIETLAGAMDELQPQLVLCIGQAGGRAEITPERVAINIDDGRIADNAGRQPIDTPVVRGAPAAYCSTLPIKAIVRDLRAAGVPASVSNTAGTFVCNHIFYGLMHRMATHPVPGLRGGFIHIPYLPEQAARFPGLPSMSLATMVEALRIAVATALAVEKDIAETGGQLH
- the pxpA gene encoding 5-oxoprolinase subunit PxpA, which codes for MQIDLNADLGEGAGSDEALLGLVSSANIACGWHAGDAKTMRQCVRWAIEHGVAIGAHPSFPDRENFGRSTMHLPADEIVANVLYQVGALAAIVKAEGGKLSHVKPHGQLYNQAVKEPELADALCEAVRRFDPSLRFFGLAGSGMIDAARRAGLTPVEEVFADRGYMPDGSLVPRSQPGALIEDEEQSLAQTLSLVRDRKVTAIDGSTVPVNAQTVCLHGDGAHALAFARRIRDRLQQEGIAVRATA
- a CDS encoding biotin-dependent carboxyltransferase family protein; translated protein: MMLVQKPGMLASVQDLGRHGHRQVGICPGGALDVLALTLANRLVGNADGAAGLELTMGGCEIRFETDTRIALAGDDFAAQLDGTPLWPCWSVPVKAGQTLKLAGANAPGAKKAGLRSWLAVAGGIDVPPVLGSRSTDLKAGFGGHQGRALRKGDRLALGATLLDAARLARRPFGLRGPEWGPEEDDSAIELRVLPGPEFDQFTAESHAQLWSERWRITAQSNRMGSRLAGAELKRKRSIDMLSSGVIPGTIQVPPSGHPIILMGDAQTTGGYPRMGVVIRADLWKLAQAPLDGRLRLVQVDMAAALEAWAGQQRYLAQVAQGLAAAGWSRPA
- the pxpB gene encoding 5-oxoprolinase subunit PxpB, with amino-acid sequence MSSQHPVPRLHPLGDAALLCELAPPATLAQQQQIWALGAEVQQWPGVGEVLPGMNNLTLTFDPLAIDVDALMARVNEAWPRLSAAAIEGRMVEIPVAYGGEHGPDLADVAAHTGLTRAEVVRRHSGGEYVVYLLGFLPGFAFMGGLPPELATPRRAEPRTAVPARSVGIGGEQTGIYPLVSPGGWQLIGRTSLELFNPAAEPPTLLRPGDRVRFVVESVET